From Micromonospora sp. NBC_01699, a single genomic window includes:
- the pgsA gene encoding phosphatidylinositol phosphate synthase: MAKIFQVSARAGLTRVIEPVARALLRRGVTPNAVTVTGTVGVLIGALGFGARGHLVTGAIIVTFFALTDLLDGTMARMSGGSTKFGAFLDSSMDRVADGAVFGAVAFWLASEGDRWGVAGALVCLVAGGVVSYVKARAEGLGMTANVGVAERTERLIIVGIGGILQGAGIDHALTVALWLLAAVSVFTVGQRMTHVYRQAAEQARQPRPTESGADR, encoded by the coding sequence ATGGCGAAGATCTTCCAAGTATCTGCCCGAGCGGGTCTGACCCGCGTCATCGAACCGGTCGCCCGCGCGCTGCTGCGCCGCGGCGTGACCCCCAATGCGGTAACGGTGACGGGCACCGTCGGGGTGTTGATCGGGGCCCTCGGCTTCGGCGCCCGCGGTCACCTCGTCACCGGTGCCATCATCGTCACCTTCTTCGCGCTCACCGACCTGCTCGACGGGACGATGGCGCGGATGTCGGGTGGCTCGACCAAGTTCGGCGCCTTCCTCGATTCGAGCATGGACCGGGTGGCCGACGGCGCCGTCTTCGGCGCGGTCGCCTTCTGGCTGGCCAGCGAGGGCGATCGGTGGGGGGTGGCCGGCGCGCTGGTCTGCCTGGTCGCCGGCGGCGTCGTCTCCTACGTCAAGGCGCGGGCCGAAGGGCTCGGGATGACCGCGAACGTGGGCGTCGCCGAGCGTACCGAGCGCCTGATCATCGTCGGGATCGGCGGCATCCTCCAGGGTGCCGGGATCGACCACGCGCTGACCGTCGCGCTCTGGCTGCTCGCCGCCGTGTCGGTCTTCACCGTCGGACAGCGGATGACCCACGTCTACCGCCAGGCCGCCGAGCAGGCCCGACAGCCCCGGCCGACCGAGTCGGGCGCGGACCGGTGA
- a CDS encoding phosphatidylinositol mannoside acyltransferase: MNLVELGYLAGWRITRAVPKPLAAAVFRLGADRAFRRGGPGVKRLAGNLRQVVGPDLPSAEFDQLVRRALRSYGRYWLDLFRLPSLSHAQRLATFELVGTEMLAADVAAGRGAVIALPHGGNWDAAGAWVAAMGWPITTVAERLKPEAMYTRFLEFRQGLGMEIIPLSGGQQPPFDVLAERIRQGHVVPLLADRDLTRRGIEVRFFGARTRMPAGPALLALSTGAPLYVASMWYEPDKALAELVGPLELPDPASGTLSERVRVLTQDIADHLAAGIAQHPEDWHMLQRMWLTGDDRAQTDPVTPAAPGPA, encoded by the coding sequence GTGAATCTGGTCGAGCTGGGCTATCTGGCCGGCTGGCGGATCACCCGCGCGGTGCCGAAGCCGCTGGCCGCCGCGGTGTTCCGGCTCGGCGCCGACCGGGCGTTCCGGCGGGGCGGCCCCGGGGTCAAGCGGCTGGCGGGCAACCTGCGCCAGGTGGTTGGCCCGGACCTGCCGTCGGCCGAGTTCGACCAGCTCGTCCGGCGCGCACTGCGGTCGTACGGGCGCTACTGGCTGGATCTGTTCCGGCTGCCGTCGCTGTCGCACGCCCAGCGGCTCGCCACGTTCGAGCTGGTCGGAACCGAGATGCTGGCCGCCGACGTGGCCGCCGGCCGGGGCGCGGTGATCGCGCTGCCGCACGGCGGCAACTGGGACGCGGCCGGGGCGTGGGTGGCGGCGATGGGCTGGCCGATCACCACGGTCGCCGAACGGCTCAAGCCGGAGGCGATGTACACCCGGTTCCTGGAGTTCCGGCAGGGGCTCGGCATGGAGATCATCCCGCTCAGCGGCGGGCAGCAGCCGCCGTTCGACGTACTCGCCGAGCGGATCCGTCAGGGGCACGTGGTGCCGTTGCTCGCCGACCGGGACCTGACCCGTCGGGGGATCGAGGTCCGCTTCTTCGGGGCCCGTACCCGGATGCCGGCCGGTCCGGCCCTGCTCGCCCTCAGTACGGGTGCCCCGCTCTACGTCGCCTCGATGTGGTACGAACCGGACAAGGCGCTCGCCGAGCTGGTCGGCCCGCTGGAGCTGCCGGACCCGGCCAGCGGCACCCTCAGCGAGCGGGTACGGGTGCTCACCCAGGACATTGCCGACCATCTCGCGGCCGGTATCGCCCAGCATCCGGAAGACTGGCACATGTTGCAGCGGATGTGGCTGACCGGGGACGATCGGGCGCAGACGGACCCCGTGACACCAGCCGCGCCCGGGCCGGCCTGA
- a CDS encoding glycosyltransferase family 4 protein produces the protein MRIGIVCPYSFDVPGGVQNHIMDLAEALIGLGHEVSVLAPADEDSPLPPYVVSAGRSVPFPYNGSVARITFGPVSTARVRRWIARGDFDVLHVHEPLALSLSLLAVMSARGPVVATFHTAMTRSRALAAAQNMLQIVLERVTARIAVSALARKVQVEHLDGGAVEIPNGVAVAKFADAEALPGWPGECAPGSGGTIGFLGRFTEPRKGFALLREAFMALAAERPGLRLLVAGPGEPAELMEDVPPDLRDRVTFLGLVSEADKARMLRSVHVYVAPNTGGESFGMILTEAMAAGAAIVASDLDAFRRVLDGGRAGQLFPTGDAQALRRTLVELLDDPARRAALSACAREVVATFDWPMVARRVLEVYAAAIEATDGRVIDQEWVGPR, from the coding sequence GTGCGGATCGGCATCGTGTGCCCGTACTCCTTCGACGTGCCGGGCGGGGTGCAGAACCACATCATGGACCTGGCCGAGGCCCTGATCGGTCTCGGACACGAGGTGAGCGTGCTGGCCCCGGCGGACGAGGACTCGCCGCTGCCGCCGTACGTCGTGTCGGCCGGTCGGTCGGTGCCGTTCCCGTACAACGGGTCGGTGGCCCGGATCACCTTCGGCCCGGTTTCCACCGCCCGGGTACGCCGCTGGATCGCCCGGGGCGACTTCGACGTACTGCACGTGCACGAGCCGTTGGCGCTGAGCCTGTCGCTGCTGGCCGTGATGTCGGCGCGCGGGCCGGTGGTGGCGACCTTCCACACCGCGATGACCCGGTCCCGGGCGCTGGCCGCCGCGCAGAACATGCTCCAGATCGTGCTGGAGCGGGTCACCGCCCGGATCGCGGTCAGCGCGTTGGCCCGCAAGGTGCAGGTGGAGCACCTCGACGGCGGCGCGGTGGAGATCCCCAACGGGGTGGCGGTGGCGAAGTTCGCCGACGCGGAGGCGCTGCCCGGCTGGCCGGGGGAGTGCGCGCCGGGCAGTGGCGGCACAATCGGCTTCCTGGGCCGGTTCACCGAGCCGCGCAAGGGGTTCGCCTTGCTCCGGGAGGCGTTCATGGCGCTCGCCGCCGAACGTCCCGGCCTGCGCCTGCTGGTCGCCGGTCCGGGTGAGCCGGCCGAGCTGATGGAGGACGTGCCGCCGGACCTGCGCGACCGGGTCACCTTCCTCGGCCTGGTCTCCGAGGCGGACAAAGCGCGCATGCTGCGCAGTGTGCATGTTTACGTCGCGCCGAACACGGGCGGTGAGTCGTTCGGCATGATCCTCACCGAGGCGATGGCCGCCGGTGCCGCCATCGTCGCCAGCGACCTGGACGCGTTCCGTCGGGTGCTCGACGGCGGCCGGGCCGGCCAGCTCTTCCCCACCGGGGACGCGCAGGCGCTGCGTCGTACGCTCGTCGAGCTGCTCGACGACCCGGCTCGCCGGGCCGCCCTGTCGGCGTGCGCGCGAGAGGTCGTGGCGACGTTCGACTGGCCGATGGTTGCCCGCCGGGTTCTGGAGGTATACGCAGCTGCGATCGAGGCCACCGACGGACGGGTGATCGACCAGGAGTGGGTGGGCCCACGCTGA
- the pdxS gene encoding pyridoxal 5'-phosphate synthase lyase subunit PdxS, translating to MSDSAVQPESTTPVVGSARVKRGMAEMLKGGVIMDVVTAEQAKIAEDAGAVAVMALERVPADIRAQGGVSRMSDPDMIDSIINAVSIPVMAKARIGHFVEAQVLQALGVDYVDESEVLTPADYANHIDKWAFTVPFVCGATNLGEALRRITEGAAMIRSKGEAGTGDVSNATTHMRKILGEIRRLGSLAPDELYVAAKELQAPYELVREVAETGKLPVVLFTAGGIATPADAAMMMQLGAQGVFVGSGIFKSGNPEQRAAAIVKATTFHDDPDVLAKVSRGLGEAMVGINVDEIPQPHRLAERGW from the coding sequence GTGTCCGATTCCGCCGTGCAGCCCGAGTCCACCACCCCTGTTGTCGGCAGTGCCCGAGTCAAGCGCGGGATGGCCGAGATGCTCAAGGGTGGCGTGATCATGGACGTGGTCACCGCCGAGCAGGCGAAGATCGCCGAGGATGCCGGTGCGGTCGCGGTGATGGCGTTGGAGCGGGTGCCGGCCGACATCCGGGCCCAGGGCGGCGTCTCCCGGATGAGCGACCCGGACATGATCGACAGCATCATCAACGCGGTCTCGATCCCGGTGATGGCCAAGGCCCGGATCGGCCACTTCGTCGAGGCCCAGGTGCTCCAGGCGCTCGGCGTCGACTACGTGGACGAGTCCGAGGTGCTGACCCCGGCCGACTACGCCAACCACATCGACAAGTGGGCGTTCACCGTGCCGTTCGTCTGCGGGGCGACCAACCTGGGCGAGGCGCTGCGCCGGATCACCGAGGGCGCGGCCATGATCCGCTCCAAGGGCGAGGCCGGCACCGGCGACGTCTCCAACGCCACCACCCACATGCGCAAGATCCTGGGCGAGATCCGCCGTCTCGGCTCGCTCGCCCCGGACGAGCTCTACGTCGCGGCGAAGGAGCTCCAGGCACCGTACGAGCTGGTCCGTGAGGTGGCCGAGACCGGGAAGCTGCCGGTCGTACTCTTCACCGCCGGAGGCATCGCGACCCCGGCGGACGCCGCGATGATGATGCAGCTCGGCGCCCAGGGGGTCTTCGTCGGGTCGGGCATCTTCAAGTCCGGCAACCCGGAGCAGCGGGCCGCCGCGATCGTCAAGGCGACCACCTTCCACGACGACCCGGACGTGCTGGCCAAGGTCTCCCGTGGGCTGGGCGAGGCGATGGTCGGCATCAACGTCGACGAGATCCCGCAGCCGCACCGCCTTGCCGAGCGTGGCTGGTGA
- the pdxT gene encoding pyridoxal 5'-phosphate synthase glutaminase subunit PdxT, translated as MSTIGVLALQGDVREHLLALASTDDAIARPIRRPSELDDVDALVIPGGESTTMSKLVAEFELLDPIRKRIADGMPVYGSCAGMIMLATEVLDGRPDQRGFDGIEMTVRRNAFGRQVDSFEAPVEIADVPGPRFDAVFIRAPWVERVGDGVRVLGRVTEGPAAGRIVAVRQGNLLATAFHPELTGDLRVHQYFVDLVRDATT; from the coding sequence ATGAGCACCATCGGCGTGCTCGCGTTGCAGGGTGACGTACGCGAGCACCTGCTGGCCCTGGCCAGCACCGACGACGCGATCGCCCGGCCGATCCGCCGGCCGTCGGAACTGGACGACGTCGACGCCCTGGTGATTCCGGGCGGTGAGTCGACCACCATGAGCAAGCTGGTGGCGGAGTTCGAGCTGCTGGACCCGATCCGCAAGCGGATCGCCGACGGCATGCCGGTGTACGGCTCCTGCGCCGGCATGATCATGCTGGCGACCGAGGTGCTCGACGGGCGTCCCGACCAGCGCGGCTTCGACGGCATCGAGATGACCGTCCGACGCAACGCGTTCGGTCGGCAGGTCGACTCGTTCGAGGCCCCGGTGGAGATCGCCGATGTGCCCGGCCCCCGGTTCGACGCCGTGTTCATCCGGGCTCCCTGGGTGGAGCGGGTCGGCGACGGGGTACGGGTGCTGGGTCGGGTGACCGAGGGTCCGGCGGCCGGTCGGATCGTCGCGGTACGGCAGGGCAACCTGCTCGCCACCGCGTTCCACCCGGAGCTGACCGGGGACCTGCGGGTGCACCAGTACTTCGTGGACCTGGTCCGGGACGCCACCACCTGA